One window from the genome of Methanobrevibacter oralis encodes:
- a CDS encoding 2-isopropylmalate synthase, which yields MYSNIENLKKENMNLADKIYIFDTTLRDGEQTPGVALTVDEKIQIAQKLSKIGVDKIEVGFPASSKGEIESAKKIKSLDLDSKIVGLARTVKEDIDAVVDADLEYIHTFIGTSPLHRNFKLKMSKEQVIQRAVEAIDYAKEYGLTVEFSAEDATRTERDFLFKIFNEAIGAGADFLDVPDTVGVLTPVITHEIITDLRNNFKTPISVHFHNDFGLATANTLTAIECGANQAHVTVNGMGERTGNTSLEEIVVTLHAAYGINVNVDTTQLYSLSEFVGRLTGIKMPVNKPIVGANAFAHESGIHVHGILNNSSTYEPISPDLVGHKRKIVLGKHTGANALKSKLKEYNIELNDEQFKRVFNQIKSLGDKGKCITDHDLIAIATIELGSAREKRIELIGLGLASGAVVSPTATVKLKIDGEIKEAASTGVGPVDASINAIRNLIQDSMDVELEEYNIEAITGGTDALAEVFVITSDSKGNKSMGRSTNEDIVMASILAVLDSINKLFLIQNE from the coding sequence ATGTATAGTAATATTGAAAATTTAAAAAAAGAAAATATGAATCTTGCTGATAAGATTTATATTTTTGATACAACTCTTAGAGATGGTGAACAAACACCAGGAGTTGCACTAACAGTTGATGAAAAAATACAAATAGCACAAAAACTTTCAAAAATTGGCGTGGATAAAATAGAAGTTGGATTTCCTGCTTCTTCTAAAGGCGAAATTGAATCTGCAAAAAAAATAAAATCTTTAGATTTAGATTCTAAAATCGTTGGTTTAGCAAGAACTGTAAAAGAGGATATTGATGCAGTTGTTGATGCGGATTTAGAATATATACATACATTTATTGGTACTTCCCCATTACATAGGAATTTTAAACTTAAAATGTCTAAAGAGCAGGTTATTCAAAGAGCTGTTGAAGCTATTGATTATGCTAAGGAGTATGGTTTAACTGTTGAATTTTCTGCAGAAGATGCAACTAGAACAGAACGAGACTTTTTATTTAAAATCTTTAATGAAGCTATTGGGGCGGGAGCTGATTTTTTAGATGTTCCAGATACTGTAGGAGTATTAACTCCTGTTATAACTCATGAAATTATTACAGATTTAAGAAATAATTTTAAAACACCAATTAGTGTTCATTTTCATAATGATTTTGGATTAGCTACAGCTAATACTTTAACTGCAATTGAATGTGGTGCAAATCAGGCTCATGTAACTGTAAATGGGATGGGAGAACGAACAGGCAATACTTCACTTGAAGAAATTGTTGTTACTCTTCATGCAGCTTATGGGATTAATGTTAATGTTGATACAACACAACTATATTCTTTATCTGAGTTTGTTGGACGTTTAACTGGTATTAAAATGCCTGTTAATAAGCCAATTGTTGGAGCCAATGCATTTGCCCATGAATCAGGGATTCATGTTCATGGAATTTTAAATAATTCATCTACTTATGAACCTATTTCTCCTGACCTTGTAGGACATAAAAGAAAAATTGTATTAGGTAAACATACAGGAGCTAATGCTTTAAAATCTAAATTAAAAGAATATAATATAGAATTAAACGATGAACAGTTCAAAAGAGTTTTTAATCAAATTAAATCTTTAGGTGATAAAGGAAAATGCATCACTGATCATGATTTAATAGCTATTGCTACAATTGAATTAGGTTCTGCCCGTGAAAAACGCATTGAATTAATAGGATTAGGATTAGCTTCTGGAGCAGTTGTTTCTCCAACAGCTACTGTTAAATTAAAAATTGATGGTGAAATTAAGGAAGCAGCAAGTACTGGTGTTGGACCTGTTGATGCTTCTATCAATGCTATTCGTAATTTAATTCAAGATTCAATGGATGTTGAACTTGAAGAATATAATATTGAAGCTATTACTGGAGGTACAGATGCCTTAGCCGAAGTGTTTGTCATAACTTCTGATTCTAAGGGAAATAAATCTATGGGTAGGTCCACTAATGAAGATATTGTAATGGCTAGTATTTTAGCTGTTCTTGATTCAATAAATAAGTTATTTTTAATCCAAAATGAATGA
- a CDS encoding HAD family hydrolase, with protein sequence MKKAIVFDNSGTLVKRHRVIKDINNNKFITNINSMDIIDGTTSLALVVLQFDTNNLLKIPKNTLISEVIKRCNIDFDVSFTNAKLTKDEVKQILFNEKNATIADIIDAFPLLKDKVPKFELCNGSALIINMDLSTIEYTITSAGMLFSGVIDTIKVLKSRGIEIYIASGDRKGAIHKLADIIETKRENAFGSVSPIGKWEIVHDLQKDGYKVMMVGDAINDLIAFNQADVSVLTIEQEEEISPKMLDKSDYVINHISEIVNIDF encoded by the coding sequence ATGAAAAAAGCTATTGTGTTTGATAATTCTGGAACATTAGTTAAAAGACATAGGGTAATTAAAGATATTAATAATAATAAATTTATAACGAATATTAATTCTATGGACATTATTGATGGTACAACATCACTAGCATTGGTTGTTCTTCAATTCGATACTAATAATCTTTTAAAAATTCCGAAAAATACCTTGATTTCAGAGGTTATTAAAAGATGTAATATTGATTTTGATGTTAGCTTTACAAATGCTAAACTTACAAAAGATGAAGTTAAACAAATACTTTTTAATGAAAAAAATGCCACGATTGCGGATATTATTGATGCATTTCCACTTTTAAAAGATAAAGTTCCAAAATTTGAACTTTGTAATGGCTCTGCTTTAATAATTAATATGGATTTATCTACAATAGAATATACAATAACTTCAGCAGGAATGTTATTTTCAGGAGTTATTGACACAATAAAAGTTTTAAAATCTCGTGGAATTGAAATTTATATAGCATCAGGAGATAGAAAAGGAGCTATTCATAAATTAGCAGATATTATAGAAACTAAACGTGAAAATGCCTTTGGGTCTGTTTCACCAATTGGAAAATGGGAAATTGTTCACGATTTGCAAAAGGATGGATATAAAGTAATGATGGTAGGAGATGCTATTAACGATTTAATTGCTTTTAATCAGGCAGATGTTAGTGTTTTAACAATAGAACAAGAAGAAGAAATTTCTCCTAAGATGCTAGATAAATCAGACTATGTAATAAATCATATTTCTGAAATTGTTAATATTGATTTTTAA
- a CDS encoding sugar phosphate isomerase/epimerase family protein, which translates to MELGFTTLALFMHDHKEIIKLAKLHGFEIIEILGEDPFWEKDKCEFKDCGLDIKIHSTTVDINIASLNKGIKKESVRQIINCGQYGEKINASAITVHPGKIGRNEPHLREWAMERAIESIGEIIDNTNIVISVENMPVNPSFLGNTVEEIERIQNETGCFLTIDTGHGNTCGNLEEMLSLKNISYCHLNDNNGMKDQHITLGDGTLDLSLLKKINKGIIELNNFDNVLKSKEIINKII; encoded by the coding sequence ATGGAACTTGGATTTACAACACTTGCTTTATTTATGCATGACCACAAAGAAATCATAAAATTAGCTAAACTACATGGTTTTGAAATAATTGAAATACTTGGAGAAGATCCTTTTTGGGAAAAAGATAAATGTGAATTTAAAGATTGTGGATTAGATATAAAAATTCACTCCACTACCGTAGATATTAATATAGCTAGTTTAAATAAAGGTATTAAAAAGGAAAGTGTAAGGCAAATAATCAACTGTGGACAATATGGTGAAAAGATAAATGCAAGTGCAATAACAGTTCATCCAGGAAAAATTGGAAGAAACGAGCCACATTTACGTGAATGGGCAATGGAAAGGGCAATAGAAAGTATAGGAGAAATAATTGATAATACAAACATTGTTATTTCTGTTGAAAATATGCCTGTTAATCCATCATTCTTAGGAAATACTGTAGAAGAAATAGAAAGAATTCAAAATGAAACTGGATGCTTTTTAACAATAGATACTGGTCATGGAAATACATGTGGTAATCTAGAAGAAATGTTAAGTCTAAAAAATATAAGTTATTGTCATTTAAATGATAATAATGGAATGAAAGACCAACATATAACATTGGGTGATGGAACACTTGATTTAAGCTTACTTAAAAAAATAAATAAAGGAATAATTGAGCTAAATAACTTTGATAATGTATTAAAAAGTAAGGAAATAATTAATAAGATAATTTAA
- a CDS encoding PHP-associated domain-containing protein — protein sequence MLKMDSHIHSEYSPDSFAKIDNIFRKAIQENIKIIALSDHNTVDGSKVACEKSKDLDILVVPSIEISSSEGHILGFGCEELIPRDLSPAETIDRIHDQGALAIIPHPYCFYRHGLLHKSKDKNLKIDAIETKNARFIIGYCNWKAKKLSNKKNLPALGASDAHYHEFVGDCYSLIDCEKDVDSVLKAIKKNKVEAHGNGTSNVLLSKYLFEKNILKKFE from the coding sequence ATGTTAAAAATGGACTCTCATATACATAGTGAATATTCCCCAGATTCTTTTGCAAAAATAGATAATATATTTAGAAAGGCTATCCAAGAAAATATTAAAATAATTGCTTTAAGTGATCATAATACTGTAGATGGTTCTAAAGTTGCATGTGAAAAAAGTAAGGATTTAGATATACTTGTTGTACCTTCTATTGAAATCTCATCAAGTGAAGGTCATATTCTTGGTTTTGGATGTGAAGAACTCATACCTCGTGACCTTTCTCCTGCAGAAACAATAGATAGAATTCATGATCAAGGCGCACTAGCTATTATACCCCATCCATATTGTTTTTATAGACATGGACTTCTCCATAAAAGTAAAGATAAAAACTTAAAAATTGATGCAATAGAAACAAAAAATGCAAGATTTATTATAGGTTACTGTAATTGGAAGGCAAAAAAATTATCAAATAAGAAAAATCTTCCAGCATTAGGTGCTAGTGATGCTCATTATCATGAGTTTGTTGGTGATTGCTATAGCTTAATTGATTGTGAAAAAGATGTGGATAGTGTATTAAAAGCAATAAAAAAAAATAAAGTTGAAGCACACGGAAACGGAACTTCAAATGTTCTTCTTTCAAAATATTTATTTGAAAAAAATATCTTAAAAAAATTTGAATAA
- the albA gene encoding DNA-binding protein Alba: MAVNIIYVGSKPVMNYVLAVVTRFNEGNSNVTIRARGKAINKAVDTVEIVKNRFIPDSKVINIDIGTEHMNNNNDEEINVSTIEILIEKN, translated from the coding sequence ATGGCGGTTAATATAATTTATGTTGGAAGCAAACCTGTTATGAATTATGTCTTAGCTGTAGTAACACGATTTAATGAAGGTAATTCAAATGTTACTATTAGAGCTAGAGGTAAAGCAATTAATAAAGCTGTCGATACAGTTGAAATAGTTAAAAATAGATTTATTCCCGATTCTAAAGTTATTAATATTGATATTGGTACAGAACATATGAATAATAATAATGATGAGGAAATTAATGTATCAACTATTGAAATTTTAATTGAAAAAAATTGA
- a CDS encoding DUF1786 domain-containing protein, with protein sequence MRILAIDVGTGTQDIMIYDTTKELENAIKLVLPSPHLYISQRISEIENDLYFDGEIMGGGKIKKSLVKHVKKGYKVVMEANCAKTIRDDLEQVKSFGIEIADENKSYKDYTKITLGDVNIKKLSQFLISYDLDFDFDKIAIAVQDHGYNENMGDRDFRFEKIREKLNKPVSPLKFAYRDDLPEYYSRMQAVRKNLKKEGIDEIPLLMDTKFASIAGMCYDEYASKLNSYIAIDIGNGHTTAASIENGKIQGIFEHHTSNLVDGKSLERYIKRLASGEITNKEVYDDNGHGAHVLNPIAKIESVIVSGPRRELIEKTNLNWHHACPGGDVMMTGTIGLIKSIED encoded by the coding sequence ATGAGAATTTTAGCTATTGATGTTGGAACTGGAACCCAAGATATAATGATTTATGATACAACAAAAGAACTTGAAAACGCTATTAAACTAGTTCTTCCTTCTCCCCATTTATATATTTCTCAACGGATAAGTGAAATAGAAAATGACCTTTACTTTGATGGAGAAATAATGGGTGGGGGAAAAATTAAAAAAAGTCTCGTAAAACATGTTAAAAAAGGCTATAAAGTAGTTATGGAAGCTAATTGTGCTAAAACAATTAGAGATGATTTGGAACAAGTTAAATCTTTTGGAATAGAAATTGCAGATGAAAATAAGAGTTATAAGGATTATACAAAAATAACTCTTGGAGATGTAAATATTAAAAAATTATCCCAATTTTTAATTTCATATGATTTAGATTTTGACTTTGATAAAATTGCAATAGCTGTTCAAGATCATGGATATAATGAAAATATGGGAGATAGAGATTTTAGATTTGAAAAAATCAGAGAAAAGTTAAACAAACCAGTATCCCCTTTAAAATTTGCTTATCGTGACGATCTTCCAGAATATTATTCAAGAATGCAAGCAGTTAGAAAGAATCTTAAAAAAGAAGGAATAGATGAAATTCCCCTATTAATGGATACTAAATTTGCATCAATTGCTGGAATGTGTTATGATGAATATGCATCAAAATTAAATAGTTATATTGCTATCGATATAGGAAACGGGCATACAACTGCAGCATCAATAGAAAATGGAAAAATTCAAGGGATTTTTGAACATCATACTTCTAATTTAGTTGATGGTAAATCATTAGAAAGATATATTAAAAGATTAGCTAGTGGTGAAATAACAAATAAAGAAGTTTATGATGATAATGGACATGGTGCTCATGTTCTAAATCCAATTGCAAAAATAGAGAGTGTTATTGTAAGTGGACCAAGAAGAGAGTTAATAGAAAAAACAAACCTTAATTGGCATCATGCTTGTCCTGGTGGAGATGTAATGATGACTGGTACTATAGGTTTAATAAAATCGATTGAGGATTAA